The Drosophila gunungcola strain Sukarami chromosome 2R unlocalized genomic scaffold, Dgunungcola_SK_2 000006F, whole genome shotgun sequence sequence AGGAAGGAGATGCGGAAGGAGCAGGCGGAGACGATCCATTACACAGCCTAAACATCCTCATCTGCGGCGGTGCTGATCCGCGTCATTTGATTAAGACTCTGGCCAAGAGATACACCCATCGCGTCCGACCCAAACTTAACATCTACGTGCTGGATGGCTGCGCCGAAATTGTGGCCAGGAACATGCTGCTCCTGGGCGTGGCCCTGGAGGATCCGGAGTCCTTTAGCCTGGTGTGCAAGGTGCATCTGTTCATGGACCTCTACGGAAATGCAGTGGTGCGGCCCAGCTCCCATCACTATATGGCCGCCAAGGGGCGCACTCTGCTCCAAATGGTCACCGATGATGAGAAACTTCGGCGCCTGGCTCCCATGCTGAATGTTGAGGGACTGAAGTACAAGGAGCGAGATGGCTTGGAGATGGCCTTCAGTTTCTGGCAACCACATCCCTGGAATATATTCGAGGTGACCTCCTACTGGGAGCAGCGATCGAGGGCTCTCCTGGGCACCCGTTACGACCATCGCAATGGGGCCTTCGACTGGGACTTGAGCATGACCCTAAAGGATCGTGGGGGTCAGCAAATCTGCTCGCAGGAGTATCGCTACTGGCGGGAGTCGGGCGTGGCCTTTGTTTTTCCGGAATATGAGCAATGCAAACCGAACAAAACTCTGGCCGCTGGTTTGGTGCGAAACGGACGCACCTTCATTCATCGTGGCTATGTGGGCGATATCCAGACTGGTCCCTTTTGTGGCTTCGGGCTGCGCACCTCCGAGGAGCGGATGCATCACTCGGTGCATGGGGATAACGATTATCGCGCTACTGACATAACTGAGCGCAACCTTTTGGAACTATTTCACGAGCTTCAGACCCAGACCGCCTACGAGCATGATCCCACGCGCTCCCGAAGATACGGCTCCGTTCAGTTGCTGATGACGCCGTTGCTTAACCACCAGGAAGTGGACGCGACGGGACAGGCATCGTACGATAAGCCCTGGATCCCAGTGCCCGGAGTAACAGTGCACTATGTGTCGCCAATGGAAATGGTCCAACTGCAGCAGGGGGCAGTTCGCTGGAACAACATGTTCGACGTTGCCTTCATGGCCTATAACTATTACACTTTCCTGAGCAAGGACTTCTTTCAGGCTCTGCGCTCGCAGGCTCTTTTCGTGCTGGAGACCAAACTGATGACCGTGGAGCGCAAGGATCATGTGCAGGAGTTTGAGACCAAGGCCAAGGAGCTGTTGAAGCAGTCCGGCCTTAAGGCGGCCATCAACTACCAGGCCATCAATGCGAAGAACATGTGGCT is a genomic window containing:
- the LOC128254559 gene encoding dynein axonemal assembly factor 3 homolog, which gives rise to MLWGLSSALDLYEEYLKAFKINDDPLGEEGDAEGAGGDDPLHSLNILICGGADPRHLIKTLAKRYTHRVRPKLNIYVLDGCAEIVARNMLLLGVALEDPESFSLVCKVHLFMDLYGNAVVRPSSHHYMAAKGRTLLQMVTDDEKLRRLAPMLNVEGLKYKERDGLEMAFSFWQPHPWNIFEVTSYWEQRSRALLGTRYDHRNGAFDWDLSMTLKDRGGQQICSQEYRYWRESGVAFVFPEYEQCKPNKTLAAGLVRNGRTFIHRGYVGDIQTGPFCGFGLRTSEERMHHSVHGDNDYRATDITERNLLELFHELQTQTAYEHDPTRSRRYGSVQLLMTPLLNHQEVDATGQASYDKPWIPVPGVTVHYVSPMEMVQLQQGAVRWNNMFDVAFMAYNYYTFLSKDFFQALRSQALFVLETKLMTVERKDHVQEFETKAKELLKQSGLKAAINYQAINAKNMWLKYKKTDQDEAEDELEPEPEGFPAIDCEEDFDVPSANDSKLVIEEITSENQTVAAIKREVEAEDSIPPKNLFP